One part of the Strigops habroptila isolate Jane chromosome 23, bStrHab1.2.pri, whole genome shotgun sequence genome encodes these proteins:
- the VDR gene encoding vitamin D3 receptor isoform X2 yields the protein MSQLQSSWELHEQNMAYLPDPDLEPVAASTSLPDPAAEFDRNVPRICGVCGDKATGFHFNAMTCEGCKGFFRRSMKRKAMFTCPFNGDCKITKDNRRHCQACRLKRCVDIGMMKEFILTDEEVQRKREMILKRKEEEALKESLKPKLSEEQQKVIDILLEAHRKTYDPTYADFTKFRPPVRSTPGNKEAARYSSILTQDLPEDPIDLFGSDAFSAFPEPAEPQMLSNLVLEENDETASMNIGFSQLSMLPHLADLVSYSIQKVIGFAKMIPGFRDLAADDQIVLLKSSAIEVIMLRSNQSFTLEDMTWTCGSDDFKYRISDVTQAGHNMDLLEPLVKFQVGLKKLNLHEEEHVLLMAICILSPDRPGVQDTALVESLQDRLSEILQSYIRCRHPGPGSRLLYAKMIQKLTDLRSLNEEHSRQYRCLSFQPQHSMQLTPLVLEVFGNEIS from the exons ATGTCCCAGCTCCAGAGCTCCTGGGAACTGCACGAGCAGAACATGGCCTATCTTCCAGATCCAG ACCTGGAGCCCGTGGCTGCCAGCACGTCGCTTCCCGACCCTGCTGCCGAGTTCGACAGGAACGTGCCCCGGATCTGTGGCGTCTGTGGGGACAAAGCCACCGGCTTCCACTTCAACGCCATGACCTGTGAGGGCTGCAAGGGCTTCTTCAG GAGAAGCATGAAGAGGAAAGCCATGTTCACCTGCCCCTTCAACGGGGACTGCAAAATCACCAAGGACAACCGGCGGCACTGCCAGGCCTGTCGGCTGAAGCGCTGCGTGGACATTGGCATGATGAAAGAGT TCATCCTGACGGACGAGGAGGTGCAGAGGAAGCGCGAGATGATCCTGAAGcgcaaggaggaggaggccctCAAGGAGAGCCTCAAGCCCAAGCTCTcggaggagcagcagaaggtCATTGACATCCTGCTGGAGGCTCATCGCAAGACCTATGACCCCACGTACGCCGATTTCACCAAGTTCCGG CCTCCCGTGAGGAGCACTCCTGGCAACAAGGAGGCAGCGAGGTACTCCTCCATCCTCACCCAGGACCTGCCAGAGGACCCCATCGACCTCTTTGGCTCCGATGCCTTCAGCGCATTTCCAG AGCCTGCGGAGCCGCAAATGCTGTCGAACCTGGTCCTGGAGGAGAATGACGAGACCGCCTCCATGAACATTGGCTTCTCCCAGCTCTCCATGCTCCCGCACTTGGCCGACCTGGTCAGCTACAGCATCCAGAAGGTGATCGGCTTTGCCAAAATGATCCCGGGATTCAG GGACCTGGCAGCAGACGACCAGATCGTGCTGCTGAAGTCCAGCGCCATCGAGGTGATCATGCTGCGCTCCAACCAGTCCTTCACCCTCGAGGACATGACATGGACCTGCGGCAGCGACGACTTCAAGTACAGGATCAGCGATGTCACCCAAG CTGGCCACaacatggacctgctggagccGCTTGTGAAATTCCAGGTTGGCTTGAAGAAGCTGAACCTTCACGAGGAGGAGCATGTGCTCCTCATGGCCATCTGCATCCTGTCCCCAG ACCGCCCGGGCGTGCAGGACACGGCGCTGGTGGAGTCCCTCCAGGACCGGCTCTCCGAGATCCTGCAGAGCTACATCCGGTGCCGGCACCCGGGCCCCGGCAGCCGCCTGCTCTACGCCAAGATGATCCAGAAGCTGACGGACCTGCGGAGCCTCAACGAGGAGCACTCGCGGCAGTACCGCTGCCTGTCCTTCCAGCCGCAGCACAGCATGCAGCTCACCCCGCTCGTCCTCGAGGTCTTCGGCAACGAGATATCCTGA
- the VDR gene encoding vitamin D3 receptor isoform X1 gives MLWGLLCMMSGGGSMSQLQSSWELHEQNMAYLPDPDLEPVAASTSLPDPAAEFDRNVPRICGVCGDKATGFHFNAMTCEGCKGFFRRSMKRKAMFTCPFNGDCKITKDNRRHCQACRLKRCVDIGMMKEFILTDEEVQRKREMILKRKEEEALKESLKPKLSEEQQKVIDILLEAHRKTYDPTYADFTKFRPPVRSTPGNKEAARYSSILTQDLPEDPIDLFGSDAFSAFPEPAEPQMLSNLVLEENDETASMNIGFSQLSMLPHLADLVSYSIQKVIGFAKMIPGFRDLAADDQIVLLKSSAIEVIMLRSNQSFTLEDMTWTCGSDDFKYRISDVTQAGHNMDLLEPLVKFQVGLKKLNLHEEEHVLLMAICILSPDRPGVQDTALVESLQDRLSEILQSYIRCRHPGPGSRLLYAKMIQKLTDLRSLNEEHSRQYRCLSFQPQHSMQLTPLVLEVFGNEIS, from the exons ATGCTTTGGGGGCTGCTTTGCATGATGTCAGGTG GTGGCTCCATGTCCCAGCTCCAGAGCTCCTGGGAACTGCACGAGCAGAACATGGCCTATCTTCCAGATCCAG ACCTGGAGCCCGTGGCTGCCAGCACGTCGCTTCCCGACCCTGCTGCCGAGTTCGACAGGAACGTGCCCCGGATCTGTGGCGTCTGTGGGGACAAAGCCACCGGCTTCCACTTCAACGCCATGACCTGTGAGGGCTGCAAGGGCTTCTTCAG GAGAAGCATGAAGAGGAAAGCCATGTTCACCTGCCCCTTCAACGGGGACTGCAAAATCACCAAGGACAACCGGCGGCACTGCCAGGCCTGTCGGCTGAAGCGCTGCGTGGACATTGGCATGATGAAAGAGT TCATCCTGACGGACGAGGAGGTGCAGAGGAAGCGCGAGATGATCCTGAAGcgcaaggaggaggaggccctCAAGGAGAGCCTCAAGCCCAAGCTCTcggaggagcagcagaaggtCATTGACATCCTGCTGGAGGCTCATCGCAAGACCTATGACCCCACGTACGCCGATTTCACCAAGTTCCGG CCTCCCGTGAGGAGCACTCCTGGCAACAAGGAGGCAGCGAGGTACTCCTCCATCCTCACCCAGGACCTGCCAGAGGACCCCATCGACCTCTTTGGCTCCGATGCCTTCAGCGCATTTCCAG AGCCTGCGGAGCCGCAAATGCTGTCGAACCTGGTCCTGGAGGAGAATGACGAGACCGCCTCCATGAACATTGGCTTCTCCCAGCTCTCCATGCTCCCGCACTTGGCCGACCTGGTCAGCTACAGCATCCAGAAGGTGATCGGCTTTGCCAAAATGATCCCGGGATTCAG GGACCTGGCAGCAGACGACCAGATCGTGCTGCTGAAGTCCAGCGCCATCGAGGTGATCATGCTGCGCTCCAACCAGTCCTTCACCCTCGAGGACATGACATGGACCTGCGGCAGCGACGACTTCAAGTACAGGATCAGCGATGTCACCCAAG CTGGCCACaacatggacctgctggagccGCTTGTGAAATTCCAGGTTGGCTTGAAGAAGCTGAACCTTCACGAGGAGGAGCATGTGCTCCTCATGGCCATCTGCATCCTGTCCCCAG ACCGCCCGGGCGTGCAGGACACGGCGCTGGTGGAGTCCCTCCAGGACCGGCTCTCCGAGATCCTGCAGAGCTACATCCGGTGCCGGCACCCGGGCCCCGGCAGCCGCCTGCTCTACGCCAAGATGATCCAGAAGCTGACGGACCTGCGGAGCCTCAACGAGGAGCACTCGCGGCAGTACCGCTGCCTGTCCTTCCAGCCGCAGCACAGCATGCAGCTCACCCCGCTCGTCCTCGAGGTCTTCGGCAACGAGATATCCTGA